From Sulfuracidifex tepidarius, one genomic window encodes:
- a CDS encoding DMT family transporter, with protein MERKFYYLLLILGGISFGTASIFIKESGMTPASITFLRFLVAGAMLTRGKLRLELRARDYLVLGGLLAFHMFTFIEGVYHTTIMDATVLVSTSPFFVVIFTALRKNVVLRDVEAVLIGFIGVVLINFPLNEGNLVGNLISLISALSIALYTFRLSSVKYEDPLSLTAWIYLFSSLLSFPFFLLQGLGRVDLTSVLSLIGLIAIPTLIGHTSIVISSGKVKPQHIETIGLLEPVVATTLSIPLFGEIPSVLQLGGSALVILSILFIIKGG; from the coding sequence TTGGAGAGGAAGTTCTATTACCTCCTGCTGATATTGGGCGGAATATCCTTCGGCACAGCGTCGATCTTCATAAAAGAGTCTGGGATGACCCCAGCGTCTATAACGTTCCTCAGATTTCTCGTGGCCGGAGCTATGCTCACCAGGGGGAAGTTGAGACTAGAGCTCCGCGCGAGAGACTACCTAGTACTGGGAGGTCTCCTGGCTTTCCACATGTTCACGTTCATAGAGGGAGTGTATCATACGACTATAATGGACGCCACAGTCCTGGTCTCCACTTCACCTTTCTTCGTGGTAATATTCACAGCTCTGAGAAAGAACGTAGTTCTAAGGGACGTGGAAGCTGTCCTTATAGGTTTCATCGGAGTAGTCCTCATCAACTTTCCCCTAAACGAAGGAAACTTGGTGGGAAACCTGATCTCCCTGATCTCAGCATTGTCGATCGCACTGTACACTTTCAGGCTAAGCTCGGTGAAATATGAGGACCCTCTCTCCCTCACAGCATGGATATACCTTTTCTCCTCATTGCTCTCGTTCCCGTTCTTTCTCCTTCAGGGTTTGGGAAGGGTAGACTTAACCTCAGTTCTTTCCTTGATAGGCCTCATAGCTATACCAACACTGATAGGACATACGTCAATAGTGATTTCGTCGGGAAAGGTGAAGCCTCAGCACATAGAGACCATAGGGTTACTTGAGCCGGTTGTAGCGACAACCCTTTCAATACCCCTCTTCGGGGAAATTCCCTCAGTTCTGCAGTTAGGAGGGTCTGCTCTAGTGATCCTTTCGATTCTTTTCATAATAAAGGGTGGATAA
- a CDS encoding ABC transporter ATP-binding protein produces the protein MMEQGMEEEITIDKLKTYFRTKAGYVRAVDDFSMSVKKGQIMGLAGESGSGKSTVVTTIFRVLPINGEVKGGKITFEEKDILSMDEKKFKEEIRWKKISWIPQVSMDSLDPLYTVKNQMMETILTHEDVSKAEAAERSYQALESVKLNPEIAEKYPHELSGGQKQRVIIAMALLLNPRLVIADEPTTALDVVTQASIVDLLTRKKKEMGFSMIFVTHDLSLLATMADAVTVMYAGQLAETGTAETLFKSPEHPYTKLLLKSIPDIRKWKERKLYSIPGEPPNLENPPSGCRFRTRCPFAMEICKDKVPEPVTLKGGHVVACHLVGDKK, from the coding sequence ATGATGGAACAAGGAATGGAAGAGGAAATCACTATCGATAAGCTCAAGACTTACTTCAGAACGAAGGCTGGGTACGTTAGGGCTGTAGACGACTTCTCCATGTCTGTCAAGAAAGGTCAAATCATGGGGCTAGCAGGGGAATCTGGTTCTGGTAAATCAACCGTTGTGACCACGATCTTCAGGGTTCTGCCAATAAACGGAGAGGTGAAGGGAGGGAAGATAACTTTCGAGGAGAAAGACATTCTCTCCATGGACGAGAAGAAGTTCAAGGAAGAGATAAGGTGGAAGAAGATCTCATGGATCCCTCAAGTCTCCATGGACTCTCTAGATCCCCTTTATACCGTGAAAAACCAAATGATGGAGACGATCCTAACCCACGAGGACGTGAGCAAGGCCGAGGCCGCTGAAAGGAGTTACCAAGCACTGGAGTCGGTGAAGCTTAACCCCGAAATAGCGGAGAAGTACCCCCACGAACTTTCTGGAGGTCAGAAACAGAGGGTCATAATTGCCATGGCTCTCCTCCTCAACCCGAGGCTAGTGATAGCAGACGAGCCTACCACAGCCTTGGACGTAGTAACTCAGGCTTCGATAGTTGACCTCTTGACAAGAAAGAAGAAGGAGATGGGTTTCTCCATGATATTCGTGACCCATGACCTCTCACTTCTAGCTACCATGGCTGACGCTGTAACAGTGATGTACGCTGGACAGCTGGCAGAGACGGGGACGGCCGAGACTCTTTTCAAGAGCCCAGAACACCCTTACACTAAACTCCTCCTTAAGTCTATCCCAGACATAAGGAAATGGAAGGAGAGGAAGCTTTACTCCATCCCAGGAGAACCCCCTAACCTGGAGAACCCTCCCTCGGGTTGCAGGTTCAGGACTAGGTGTCCATTCGCTATGGAGATATGCAAGGATAAAGTCCCCGAACCGGTTACTCTCAAGGGAGGTCATGTGGTAGCGTGTCATTTAGTCGGTGATAAGAAGTGA
- a CDS encoding ABC transporter permease has product MNKTLKALFRRKSFVISFAILMFFVIISATANLLTPYTNPYEFNQEYVANPYSPPEWASIFPQYSGLPPTVAYHFTTSQAMIQEEGNVTYTENSTYVVGELGGDGSYLNVSYPFTYNSPAYKEAPSSFSLNFTALIKASSSTDVQVNVYIIHGNETYFLESFTPTAYSFDFLYPTCPLPENTVSNFSIVSGGLNFVNSPYINSLSGSARLEGGILIPSLIFKGEPSSYKVMVSVKDLSGTPVKAYISPPKLKNEGYLYGILGTDFRGSSVFAEFVLGARFDLELSVVTSLVIVGIGLIMGLLAGYKGGKTDTVLNSVTDFFLTIPTLPLLIVLEAVLVATNLILNVNKAFIIFTLIAFLSWMATMKIIRSATFTLKSRTFVEASRALGGGSFHILSKHLIPNLLGIIVAQIAYDVPTVILVESGLDFLGLGITSFPTWGNMLGYASHELTASNGFVWWWILPPGLGIILLSVAFYFIGTALRDVLSPYKTRGEV; this is encoded by the coding sequence TTGAATAAGACGTTAAAGGCATTATTCAGGAGAAAGTCTTTCGTAATATCGTTTGCAATATTAATGTTTTTCGTGATCATCTCGGCGACGGCAAACTTGCTAACACCTTACACAAACCCTTACGAGTTCAACCAGGAGTATGTAGCTAACCCATACTCCCCACCCGAATGGGCATCTATTTTCCCTCAATATAGCGGTCTTCCTCCGACTGTTGCTTATCATTTCACTACTTCCCAGGCTATGATTCAAGAGGAAGGTAACGTGACTTATACCGAGAATTCAACCTATGTTGTAGGTGAGCTAGGAGGTGACGGATCTTATCTAAACGTGAGCTATCCTTTCACATATAACTCTCCTGCATATAAGGAAGCTCCATCCTCCTTCTCCCTTAACTTCACTGCTTTAATTAAGGCATCGAGTTCTACAGACGTTCAGGTTAATGTTTACATAATTCACGGTAACGAGACGTACTTCCTGGAGAGCTTCACTCCCACAGCCTATTCGTTTGACTTCCTATATCCTACCTGCCCTCTTCCTGAGAACACTGTCTCCAATTTCTCGATAGTGTCGGGAGGCCTAAATTTCGTGAATAGCCCTTACATTAACTCCCTTTCGGGATCGGCTAGGCTGGAGGGAGGAATCCTGATTCCTTCCTTGATATTCAAGGGAGAGCCTTCATCTTACAAAGTCATGGTTTCAGTGAAGGACTTATCCGGAACTCCAGTGAAGGCATATATCTCACCTCCGAAACTGAAGAACGAGGGCTACCTATACGGCATATTAGGGACAGACTTCAGGGGTTCATCCGTATTCGCAGAGTTCGTGTTAGGAGCTAGGTTCGACCTGGAGCTCAGCGTAGTCACTTCACTGGTTATAGTTGGGATAGGACTGATAATGGGGTTATTGGCTGGTTACAAAGGAGGGAAGACAGATACCGTGTTAAATTCCGTGACGGACTTCTTCTTGACCATACCTACACTTCCCCTGCTGATAGTGTTGGAGGCTGTTCTTGTGGCTACTAACCTCATCCTGAATGTTAATAAGGCCTTCATTATCTTCACTCTGATTGCATTCCTTTCGTGGATGGCTACAATGAAGATCATAAGGTCAGCTACGTTCACTCTCAAGAGCAGGACTTTCGTTGAGGCGTCGAGAGCTTTAGGAGGAGGTAGCTTCCACATCCTCTCAAAACACCTCATACCAAACCTTCTCGGAATAATAGTAGCACAGATAGCTTATGATGTTCCCACCGTGATATTGGTAGAGTCAGGGCTCGACTTCCTAGGCCTCGGGATAACCTCTTTCCCTACATGGGGTAACATGTTGGGTTACGCGTCTCATGAATTAACGGCCTCTAATGGCTTCGTGTGGTGGTGGATACTACCCCCTGGGCTAGGTATAATCCTTTTATCCGTAGCGTTCTACTTCATAGGAACAGCACTTAGGGATGTATTGAGCCCTTACAAGACAAGAGGCGAGGTGTGA
- a CDS encoding outer membrane protein assembly factor BamB family protein produces MVEKRHFLVLSAIMLIFIFLLVLVSDQGTLLSKRTFQTEVYMFEGGPNHVYQPSIYASSFNLSFPSAVIVTPTALVGSHTILFTTSGTVSNGTLNMVCVGGVYAVNAENGKVVWNESFPNMVMTQPLVVNGIIVVGVGNNMFVNQSFRGTGVNEIVALNEQGHVIWVHKTRGESMPTPVFFEGDIVEATGGGYVCSLDLSTGHLVWASKIPSYVSMSSPLLVGEQLLFGGANPYVFYDINVTNGKVIWETQINATGGLDDSSPSFCNGIVITGFTDLVSNNTLDYKEVGINITNGQLVWCLNEGEGPTPSDLESPPATLYDGYAFVTSPGVPYLYAVNYSNGNVIWKVKTGEDIDNPAVSGNLLFVLNHTGFLYVINLQGKVINVVKTGVVPGPGEPLLTENTIVIFGVNGVVKSIPLSKVI; encoded by the coding sequence ATGGTGGAAAAAAGACATTTTCTGGTTTTGAGTGCAATCATGTTGATTTTCATTTTCTTGCTCGTGTTAGTTTCGGATCAGGGCACATTGTTGAGTAAGAGGACGTTTCAGACCGAAGTTTACATGTTTGAAGGAGGTCCTAATCACGTATATCAGCCTTCGATCTACGCGTCTTCCTTCAACCTGAGCTTCCCTAGTGCTGTAATAGTTACACCCACAGCGCTTGTAGGAAGCCACACGATCCTTTTCACGACGAGCGGGACTGTCTCCAATGGGACTCTTAACATGGTTTGTGTTGGGGGAGTTTATGCCGTGAACGCTGAGAACGGGAAGGTCGTCTGGAACGAGAGCTTTCCCAACATGGTGATGACTCAACCTCTAGTCGTAAACGGGATAATCGTAGTAGGTGTGGGGAACAACATGTTCGTGAACCAGTCGTTTAGAGGCACCGGCGTTAACGAGATAGTTGCCCTAAATGAACAAGGCCATGTGATCTGGGTTCACAAGACAAGAGGGGAGTCCATGCCCACACCGGTCTTCTTTGAAGGTGACATAGTGGAGGCTACTGGAGGAGGCTATGTGTGTTCCCTCGATCTCTCAACGGGACACTTAGTATGGGCCTCGAAGATACCTTCTTACGTGAGTATGTCCTCTCCCCTGTTAGTGGGAGAGCAACTCCTGTTCGGTGGTGCTAACCCTTACGTGTTCTATGACATTAACGTTACTAACGGGAAGGTCATATGGGAGACTCAGATCAACGCCACGGGAGGGCTAGACGACTCTTCACCTTCATTCTGCAACGGTATAGTAATAACAGGTTTCACGGACCTAGTGAGCAACAATACGCTGGACTATAAGGAGGTTGGAATAAACATTACCAACGGTCAACTGGTCTGGTGCCTGAACGAGGGAGAAGGGCCCACGCCTTCAGACCTGGAGAGCCCTCCTGCTACTTTATATGACGGCTACGCCTTCGTGACATCCCCAGGAGTACCTTACCTCTATGCTGTGAACTACAGCAACGGGAACGTGATCTGGAAAGTAAAGACTGGGGAAGACATAGACAACCCTGCGGTAAGCGGTAATTTGCTCTTCGTGTTGAACCACACAGGTTTCCTGTATGTTATAAACCTCCAGGGCAAGGTCATAAACGTGGTCAAGACTGGGGTCGTGCCTGGTCCGGGAGAGCCCTTGTTGACTGAGAACACCATCGTGATATTCGGAGTGAACGGTGTAGTGAAGTCCATACCCCTAAGCAAGGTAATTTAG
- a CDS encoding ABC transporter ATP-binding protein gives MIEGKSLSVKFKVNGRDFQALKRVNIKVGKGEVVGLAGESGSGKTTLGRAILLLQKFRGQVIWNGKDVTKIKGKEMKEFRRKNQIVYQDPFDAIDIRLKVFDVIAEGLRIHHEGSKQEIRDSVMESLKLVGLNPPEQFANVYPTQLSGGQLQRVAIARTLVMNPEFIVADEPVSMLDMSIRAGILEIFNQLKSKGTSTLMITHDLSTVAYVSDRIYIMYLGKIVESGLTSQIVENPKHPYTQALISSIPVPEPGYKIEPKLKDEDSPVPKVGCPLYPRCPFRMDKCRTSEPEMVQVEPGHEVACYLY, from the coding sequence GTGATTGAAGGTAAGTCACTAAGCGTGAAGTTCAAGGTTAACGGAAGGGATTTCCAAGCCTTGAAGAGAGTTAACATAAAGGTAGGCAAAGGAGAGGTAGTGGGACTTGCAGGTGAGTCTGGGAGCGGGAAGACTACTCTGGGTAGGGCAATCCTCCTCCTTCAGAAGTTTCGAGGACAGGTCATATGGAACGGGAAGGACGTAACCAAGATCAAAGGAAAGGAAATGAAGGAATTCAGGAGGAAAAACCAGATCGTATACCAAGACCCATTCGACGCTATAGACATAAGGTTGAAGGTATTTGACGTAATAGCGGAAGGCCTCAGGATACACCATGAGGGAAGCAAACAGGAGATCAGAGATTCTGTAATGGAGTCCCTTAAACTCGTAGGCTTGAATCCCCCGGAACAGTTCGCCAACGTCTACCCGACCCAGCTCTCAGGAGGTCAGCTCCAGAGGGTAGCGATAGCTAGGACTCTAGTGATGAACCCGGAGTTCATAGTAGCTGACGAACCGGTCTCCATGTTGGACATGTCTATAAGGGCAGGGATCTTGGAGATATTTAACCAGCTCAAGTCTAAGGGAACGAGCACTCTCATGATAACTCACGACTTGTCCACTGTGGCTTATGTGTCTGATAGGATATATATCATGTATCTAGGTAAAATAGTAGAGAGTGGGCTTACCTCACAGATAGTGGAGAACCCAAAGCACCCTTACACTCAAGCGTTGATCTCGTCGATACCGGTTCCCGAACCGGGGTACAAGATAGAGCCTAAGTTGAAGGATGAAGACTCCCCGGTTCCTAAGGTTGGTTGTCCACTATACCCGAGGTGTCCCTTCAGGATGGACAAGTGTAGGACCTCCGAGCCCGAGATGGTACAAGTTGAGCCCGGACACGAAGTCGCATGTTATCTATACTGA